The genomic interval AGATGCCCAGGGTTTGCGGGTACACCAAGGCGGGCGAGCTGATGACGATGCGCGCCTTGCTGCGTTCGGCCAGCATCTTGGCGGCACCGGCGATTTCCAGCTGGGCCTGGATGTTCTTCGACAGCAGGGCCTGCGATGCCTCGGGGGCGGTGGGGAATTCGCTCACGGCCACGGCGGGTTTGCCGTTGGGCAGGCAGTACTCGGCCGACAGTTTTTTCAGCGCGTTGACCCAGCTGGTACCGGCTTGCAGGCCGACCTTCATGCCGCACAGGTCTTGCTCGGTCTTAGGGCTGACGCCGCCGTCTTTGGCCACCATGATGGAGGCACCGGTGCGGGCGTAGGCGATGGCATCGGCCTGGGCCGTGCGCTCGGGGGTGATGTACATGCCCGAGATCACGGCATCGAACTGGCCGCCGCCCAGGCCCAAAATCAGGCTGGGGAACTTGGTGTCCACGAACGCGGGCTTGGCCTTGATGACACGGCCCAGCATTTCCGACACATCGGGGTCAAAGCCCACCACCTTGTCGCCCTGCCACGATTCAAACGGGGGGTAGGTGATTTCCATACCGACCTTGAGCTGGCCGGGGGCCATGGTTTGGGCCATGGCGGCCACGGGGAGCAAAGCGGCCAGAGCGGCACCGAGGATGGAAATGCGGGTGGTTTTCAGCATGGGAATAACTCCTAGGGGTGGATGGACAGGAAACAAAAAAATCTTCAAACGGTAGTTGCAGCGGTCTTCATATGGCCAAAACTGCCGGGCTTCAGCGCGCCCTGGGGCAGTGCGATCTCGCCCGCCTCGACCTTACGTTTCAGGTACTGGTAGGTTTGCTGGGCCTGGGCATACATGTGCTCACCAATCGACAGCTCGGGGTAGCTGGCGATGGTTTCGGCACTGGCAAACTGCGGTAGCGGCCGGATGCGCGTGTGGTAGTCGCAGGCAAAAAACAGCGGGAACGAATAGCGCTCGTGCTGCACCTTGCGCACCCGGTGCGAGGTGGCGGGGAAGGCCCCGGCGGTCATCACCTCCAGCATGTCGCCGATGTTGATGACGAAGGCCTCCTCGCCGTCTTCGGCATACGGTGGCGCATCGACCCACACGCCCTGGTCGTTCATTACTTCCAGGCCGGGCTGGTCGGCCAGCAGCAGGGTGAAGCACTCGTAGTCGGTGTGCGCGCCGATGCCGGGGGCATCCACCGCCTCGGTGTCCACGGGGTAGTGGATCAGCCGCAGCTTGGACGGCGGGCAGGTCACCAGCGCCTCGAACGCATCCTCGGGCTGGCCCAGCGACAGCGCAAAGCCGCGGAACAACTGCCGCCCCAGCGCAAACACGGCAGCGTAGTAGCGGGCCACGGCCTCTTTGAAGCCCGGCAGGTCGGGCCATTTGTTGTTGCCGATCAGGGGCGTACCTGCCCGCACCAGCGGGTGGTCGTCGGGGGCATCGAAGCCGATGTCGAAGGCCTCCTTATGGTCGGGGCGGCCTTTGGAATAGCGCTCTTCGCCCTCGGGCACATAGCCTTTGTGGCCCCAGGCATCGCCGATGTAGTAGCGCATCTTCCAGTCCATCTGCTGGTCGAACAGCGTGCGGCTGGCCTGGCGCAGTCCGGCCACCAGCTCCGGGGCGATGCCGTGGCCGACAATGTAGAAAAAGCCCACCTCACGGGCGGCTTGGCCCAGGGCATCGGCCACCGTCTGGCGCTGCGCCAGCGCGTCGCTGTACAGGCCGCGGATGTTGATGACGGGCAAGGCCGTGAAGTTACGGGTTCCGGGTTGCATGCTCAGGCTCCTGCTGAAAAGGAAGTTAACTGGGACCAGCGCTCAAAATGCCGCCGCTCTTCTTGCGCCATCCAGCGGTTGACCTGCCAGAGGTCGGCCACCGGGCTTTGGGTGTAGGGCAGTTGGTGCATGTAGCCGTCGGCACCGAACTCGGGGGTCAGGGTGCTGGTGACATAGCCTTGGGCGCGCTGCGCCGCCCAGATGGATTCCCACACGCGCTGGTGGAAAGCCAGCTCTGGCGCGTATTCGGGGGCCGCCGGGTGCGGCACTTGCGGGCCCTGGGCATAGCCCACGCGGGCCTGCACGTGGTGCACGCGGTCGATGAAGGCGCTGAGGTCGTCCAGCGGGTCGTCCAGCAAGCGCTCGCATACGACCACCCAGTGGCTGATGTCGGCGGTGTAGCGCAGCTGCGGCAACTGGCGAACGATGTCCAGCGTGACCCAGGGGCTGTAGAGCGAGCTGGCGCGGTGGGTCTCGAAGGTGCAGGCCATGCCCACGGCATCGGCAAGCGCCTGGGCCCGGCCCAGAAAGTCCACCTGCTGGGCCAGCGGCCAGCGGTCGTTACCGGCCAGCAGGTTCACAAAGCGCGGCGACAGCCCGGCCGCCGCGTCGAAGGCCCGCGCCAGGTGCTGCAAGTGCACCTCGGGGCCGTCTTGCTGGCGCGGGATCACGTCGCCACCAGTGAACACGGTGGCGATGTAACCCAGGGCTTCGGCCTGCAAGCTATTGCGCAAGGCCAGCCGCCCTGGCGCGTCCAGGGGCACGCGGGCTTCTACGCCCACGCATCCGGCTTCGCGCAGTTGGGCGGCACATTGCGCCCAGTCGCCGTGCCAGCCCCAGAGGGATCTGAATATGTCGAGTTGCATGGTGGAGCTATCAGGGCTATGGGTTAGCGGTACGCCACGCCGGGCAGCACACACAGCATTTCATAAAGCAAGTTCGCGGCCAGTTGCGAGGTGTTGCCGCTCAGGTCGTAGGGCGGCGACACCTCAACCAAGTCGCAGCCCACGATGTTCAGCCCGCGGCAGCCGCGCACGATTTCCAGTGCCTGGATGGAGGTGAGGCCGCCCACTTCGGGGGTGCCGGTGCCGGGGGCCCAGGCGGGGTCGATGCCGTCGATGTCGAAGGTCAGGTACACGGGGGTGTCGCCAATCTGGGCCCGCACCTCGGCCATCAGCGGGGCCAGCGACTGGTACCAGCACTGCTCGGCCTGCACCAGGCGAAAGCCCTGGTCCACGCCCCACTGGAAGTCGCCGCTCGCATAGCCCTGGGCGCGCTGGCCGATCTGCACCACTTTTTTGCAGTCCAGCAAGCCCTCTTCCACCGCGCGGCGGAAGGTGGTGCCGTGGGCGATTTTTTCGCCAAACATGTCTTCGTTGGTGTCGGTGTGGGCATCTACGTGCACCAGCGCCACCGGGCCGTGCTTGCGCGCCACGGCCCGCAGGATGGGCAGGGTGATGGTGTGGTCGCCGCCCAGGGTCATGGGCACCACCGGGTAGGCCATCAGCCGGGTGTAACTTTCTTCGATGATGCGCACCGACTCCAGCAGGTTGTAGGTGTTGATGGCCACATCGCCCATATCGGCAACGCTGAGCGAGTCGAACGGGGCCGCGCCGGTGGCCATGTTGTAGGGGCGGATCATCACGGATTCGGCGCGGATCTGGCGCGGGCCAAACCGGGTGCCTGCGCGCAGCGAGGTGCCGATGTCCAGCGGCACACCGATGAAGGCGGCATCCAGGCCCTCGGCGCTGTCCATGGCGGGCAGCCGCATCATGGTGGAGCGACCGGCAAACCGGGGCATTTCGTTGCCGCTTTGGGGTTGGTGCAAAACTTTGGACACGATGTAGAGCCTTTCCAGTGGGCAACACGGCTGTGTGCTGCGATGCACCGCACTTTAGCCATTCTGGGTTGTGGAAAAATAGCAGTAAACAAATAATCAGTTCCCCTTTTCCATAACTAATACCCAGGGTAAACCCATGGCACAAGGTGCTGATCTCAAGCTATTGCGTATCTTTGCGGCGGTGGCCCGCCACCAGGGCTTTGCCAAGGCGCAGCAGGAGCTGAACCTGACCACCTCGGCCATCAGCACCTACATGACGCAGCTGGAGACCGATGTGGGCTTCTCGCTGTGCCGACGCGGGCGCGGCGGCTTTGCGCTGACGGCCAAGGGCGAGTTGCTGCTATCGGAAACCCTGCGGTTGCTGGGCGAGCTGGACAGCTTTGCGCTGTACACCCGGTCGCTGAAAGGCGAGCTGGGCGGCACGCTGAAGATGGGCGTGCTCGACACCACGGTGACCGATGCGTCGCTGCCGCTGGCCCAGGCCATCGGGGTGTTTTCCAGCCGCTTCCCCGGCATGCACCTGAGCCTGCTGATCCGCAGCCCCTACGAGCTGCAAAAGGGCGTGCTCGACAACGAGCTGGACATCGCCGTGGGCTTTTTCCCCGCCAAGGCCAATGGCCTGGTCTACCACCCGCTGTACCGCGAGCAGCAGTGGCTGTACTGCAGCGACCGCCACCCCTGCTTTGCGCAAAGGCACATCCTGCCCGCAGTGGTGTCGGAGCTGAACGTGGTGGGCCGCAGCTACTGGAGCCAGACCGAGCTGGGCCGCCACGGCTTCAAGCGCAGCGTGGCCACGGTGGAGAGTATGGAAGCGCAGCTGATCCTGATTTTGTCGGGCGGCTACGTGGGCTACCTGCCCGAGCACTACGCCCAGTCGTGGGTGGACCAGGGGCGTTTGAAGGTGCTGCTGCCCGCCGAGTTTGGCTACCAGTCGCAGTTCTCGCTGGCCCTGCGCCGGGGCCGCAGCCGCGAGCTGCCGCTGCAGGCCATGCGCGAGCTGCTGCAGCCCGCCAAGGCCAGCGCCAAACGCGCGGCCACCGCGACCAGCTCTAAATAAGAAAAAAATGGGGTTATTTTCAGTATCTAATTGGCAGCTACCGCCCATTCCGTGGGTGCAAGCAGCTATCAATTTATTAGTCAAAAAGTAGAGCATTCGACAAGCCCCGGCGGCTGCGGGCTTGCAGGCAGGCCGCACTGCCCGCCTCGAATTCCCGGCAGGGCGAGGGCCGCCATTCGTAGATGCCGCAGGCCACGCGCTCACCCAGCGTGCCCATCAAGGCGGCGCAGCGCGGCGGGCTGTGGTCGGTGCCGCGCATGCGGCGCAGCCGGGCGTTGACCTCGACCACCAGGCCCTCGGGCACGCTGCCGCCCTCTTCTTGCGACTCTTCCACCGCAAAGTCCACGCGGAAGCTGGCGCAGCAGATGCCGCAGCTTTGGCAGACGGCGGACATCTAGTTACTCCAGCTTGCCCAGCATCAAATATTCCATCAGCGCCTTTTGCACGTGCATGCGGTTTTCGGCCTCGTCCCACACCACGGATTGCGGGCCGTCGATCACATCGGCATCCACCTCTTCGCCGCGGTGGGCGGGCAGGCAGTGCATGAAGAGCGCGTCGGGCTTGGCGATGGCCATCATCTCCAGATCCACGCGCCAGTCGGCGAAGGCGGTTTTGCGGACTTCGTTTTCGGCCTCATAGCCCATGCTGGTCCAGACATCGGTGGTGACCAGGTCGGCACCGGCGCAGGCCTGCATCGGGTCTTTGAAGACCTTGTAGCTCTCGGCCGAGCGGATGCCCGCCACCGACTGGTCCACCTCGTAGCCGCTGGGTGTGCTGACGTGCACGGTAAAGCCCAGTACCTCGCTGGCCTGCAGCCAGGTGTTGGCCATGTTGTTACCGTCGCCCACCCAGGCTACCGTCTTGCCCGCGATGGAGCCACGGTGCTCGATGTAGGTGAAGATGTCGGCCAGAATCTGGCAGGGGTGGAATTCGTTGGTCAGGCCGTTGATGACGGGCACGCGCGAATGGGCGGCAAAGCGCTCGATCTTGGTCTGCTCGAAGGTGCGGATCATCACCAGGTCGACCATGCGGCTGATGACCTTGGCGCTGTCTTCGATGGGCTCGGCGCGGCCCAGCTGGCTGTCGCCGGTGGTCAGGTGCACCACGCTGCCGCCCAGCTGGTACATGCCCGCCTCAAAGCTCACACGGGTGCGGGTGGAGGCCTTCTCGAAGATCATGGCCATGGTGCGGTCCACCAGGGGGTGGTGCTTCTCGTAGGCTTTGAACTTCTTTTTGATCAGCGCGGCGCGGCCAAAAATGTAGGTGTATTCGTCGGCGCTGAGGTCACTGAACTGCAGGTAGTGCTTTAACGGGTTCTTCAACGAATGGTTCATACCGGTTCTGCCAAAAATTGCTTGATCAAGGGGCACAGAATGGCCACCAGCTCATCCGCCTCGGCGGTGGTCATGATCAGCGGCGGCACCAGGCGGATGACGCTGTCGGCGGTCACGCTGATGAGCAGCCCGGCATCCACCGCGCGCTGGGCCAGCACGCCGCAGGGGCGGTCCAGCTGCACGCCAATCATCAGGCCCTGGCCGCGCACTTCCTTGAAGCCCGCCACGCCTTCCAGTGCATTACGCAGTGCAGCTTGCAGGTGCGCCCCCACCTTGGCTGCGTTCTCCAGCAGGCCGTCTTCTTCCATGATGCGGATGGTTTCCACCCCGGCGCGCATGGCCAGCGGGTTGCCGCCAAAGGTGGTGCCGTGGTTGCCCGGCTGGAAGATATGCGCGGCCTTGGGGCCTGCCACCACCGCGCCCACCGGCACGCCCGAGCCCAGGCCCTTGGCCAGCGGCATCACGTCGGGCTTTATGCCCGCCCACTGGTGGGCAAACCATTTGCCGGTACGGCCCATGCCGCACTGCACTTCGTCGATCATCAGCAGCCAGTCGCGCTCGTCGCAGAGCTTGCGCACCTGCTGCAGGTACTCCACGCGCATGGGGTTCACGCCGCCTTCGCCCTGGATGGTCTCGAAAAACACGGCGGTGACGTTGGGGTTGTTGGCGGTGGCGGCCTTGAGCGCCTCGATGTCGTTCAGCGGCACGCGGATGAAGCCTTCGACCATGGGGCCAAAACCCTTCTGGATCTTGGTGTTGCCGGTGGCGCTGAGGGTGGCGATGCTGCGGCCATGGAAGGCTTTTTCATAGACCACGATTTCGGGGCGCTCGATGCCCTTGTCGTGGCCGAATTTGCGCGCCAGCTTCAGCGCGGCCTCGTTGGCCTCCAGCCCGGTGGAACAAAAGAACACATTGGTCAGGCCCGACAGCTCCACCAGCTTGGCGGCCAGCGCCTCCTGGAGGGGGATGTGGTAGTAGTTACAGCTGTGGATGATCTTGCCAATCTGGTCTTGCAGAGCAGGCACCAATTTGGGGTGGTTGTGCCCCAGGGTGTTGACTGCGATGCCGCCCAGACCATCCAGATACGACTTGCCATTCACGTCCCACACGCGGCAGCCCTGGCCGTGCGACAGCGCAATCGGCAGGCGGCCATAGGTGTTCATGGTGTGGGGCGAGGAAGCCTCTTGCGTAGCGGTCATGCAGTTTCTCCAAAGTAATCAAATTCACGTTCAGAGCCACATAAAGCGCTGAAACACAATTCTAGGCGCAGAGTTTGCTTAGTTTTTTGACAATCCCGCATCACTGCGATGCGTTACCGCCCGTCACAAGTCCCCCCAATGGGCCCAAGTCTTATATAAGATACAATTATTGTGCACTGCAGCAAGTTCACCCCCGATGTGCCATTGGCGCTATCATTCCAGCACAGAGTGCTAGCCAAACCGGCCTCTGGGCCCGGTTTGCAATACGCACCCAACCCCCTCTGAAAAGCCCCCACCGATGGTTTCCACCTCCGCCAAAGAAGTCTTTATCCAGGGTGTCACTGAGAACGGGCGCGCCTTCCGTCCCAGTGACTGGGCGGAGCGCTTGGCAGGGGTTTTGAGCCAGTTTCGCCCGGGCGGCGCGCAGCCCGGCAGCCACCTGAGCTATTCGCCCTGGTGCGTACCCACCACCATCAATGGCATCAAAGTAGTGATTTTGCACAGCGACCTGCGCGAGTACGACGTGATGGCCTGGGACTTTGCCATCAACTTCGCGCGCGACAACGGTTTGCAGGTCGTCGAGGCCTGCCTGATTCCCGAGTAGCTCGGGCGTTTACGCCAACCGGAACGCCGCCACCGTCTCCACCAGTTGCTGCGCCTGCTGCGTCAGGCTGGCCGCCGCGGCAGCACTTTCTTCCACCAGGGCCGCATTCTGCTGGGTCGCCTGGTCCATCTGCGACACCGCCTGCCCTACCTCGTTGACACCGGCGCTTTGCTCGGCACTGGCGGCACTGATTTCGGTAACGATGGCCGCCACGCGCCGGATAGCCCCCACGATCTCGTCCATGGTCTGCCCGGCCTGCCCCACCTGCAGCGTGCCCTGGTCGACCCGCTCCACGCTGGTGGAGATCAGCACCTTGATCTCGCGCGCGGCCTCGGCGCTGCGCTGGGCCAGGTTGCGCACCTCGCTGGCCACCACCGCGAAGCCCCGGCCCTGCTCCCCGGCCCGTGCCGCCTCCACCGCAGCGTTGAGGGCCAATATATTCGTCTGGAAGGCAATGCCGTCGATCACACCGATGATGTCGGCAATCTTCTTGGCGCTGTCGTTGATGCCGGTCATGGTCTGCACCACCTGGCCCATCATTTCGCCGCCCTTGACGGCCACGGTGGTCGCGCCCAGCGCCAGTTGGTTGGCCTGCTGGGCGTTGTCGGCGTTGTTGCGCACATTGCTGCCCAGTTGCTCCATGGTGGCCGCCGTTTGCTGCAAGGCGCTGGCCTGTTGCTCGGTGCGGTTCGACAAATCCTGGTTGCCCTGGGAAATCTGGGCGCTGGCCATGGCCACCTCATCGGCATTGGCCTTGACATCCCGCACGATGCCCGAAAAGCTGTTTTGCATCTGGGCCATGGACTGCAGCAGCTGCGCCGTCTCAAAATTACCCGCAGGCTGGATGGCGGTGGCCAGATTGCCCTGCGCCAGCCGGTCGGCCACCCCCATCGCGTAGGCCATGGGCTGGGTCATGCTGCGGGCCAGCCACAGGGCGCAGGCCATCATCACCGCGCAGGCCAGCAGCAGCGATGCACCGATGGCCAGCCGGGTGTTCTCCACATGGCCTTTGGCCTGGGCATTCAGTTTCGCCCCGTTGTCCTGGATGGTGTCGGACAAGGCCTCCATTTCCTTTTCCAGCTCGGAAAACGCGGCCTGCAGGGCTGGTACGCCCGCCTGGGCCGCGGGCAGATCGGTGCTGGACGCGTTCACCACCAGGGCCGCCGAGGCAATGTACTTCTTCACCAGCGGCTGCACCTTGGTCAGGGCGGCAATGCTCTCCGCCGTCAAAGGCATGGCCTGCAGCTCGGCCAAGGCCTTGTTGAAGGTGTCGGCGTGCTCCTTCAGGCCCTTGTCGGCCTCGGAGATCTGGGCCGGGTTTTTCTCCATCGCCCCCAGGATTGCCAACTGCGCATCGCCGCGCACCGCGTCGTGCATCATGTCGGCGGCCTGGCTGGTCTGCAGCGCCACGCTGGCCTGGATGGCATCTTCCAATGCCCCGCCCAGGCGGGACGAGGCAAACAGACCGATGCCGCCCGCCAGGCCCGCCAGCAAGGTGCCGACTAGGCCAAAGCCGATGATCTGGGTGCGTAATTTCATGGTGCTCCTCCATCCAGGTGTCCAACAAAAGACCGCGAACCGCGCCGCCTCTGCAATTGCCCCTGTTTATTGAAGCATTTTGATACACGCAAGCCGGTCTAGGTACCTTTGCAGAGGCTCTGTAACAAAAAAATACCCTATGCTGTATACACCCCATGCGTGCACCAAAAGGGGTTTTCCCGCTAGTACGCATGTCAGCTATGGGACAAAATTTCATGGCTCTGTCACCTTTCTCCCCTAGCATCCCTGCTTTTCTCTTCCGTTAGGAATCCGCATGCATATTTCCCGTTTGGCATTGGCTGTGGCCACCACCGCCCTCACACTGTCCACGGCCCAGGCCCAGACCGAGATCCAGTGGTGGCATTCGATGAACTCGGTCAATGGCGAGTGGGTCAACGACCTGGCCAAAGACTTCAATGCCAGCCAGAAAGACTACAAAATCGTACCCACCTACAAAGGCCAGTACGACGAGTCCATGACGGCCGCCATCGCCGCCTTCCGCGCAGGCAATGCGCCGCACATCCTGCAGGTGTTTGAAGTCGGCACGGCCACCATGATGGCCAGCAAAAAGGCCATCATGCCGGTGGGCCAGCTGATGAAAGACGCAGGCGAAAAGTTCGATCCCGGTGCGTACATTCCCGCCGTGGCCAGCTACTACACCACCGCCAATGGCCAGATGATGAGCTTCCCGTTCAACAGCTCGACCACGGTTTTCTACTACAACAAGGATGCGTTCAAGGCGGCCGGACTGCCGGTAGACAAGGCCCCCAGCACCTGGCCCGAAGTCACCCTGGCTGCCGCCAAGCTCAAGGCCAGCGGCCACAAATGCCCGCTGTCCATCGCCTGGCAGGGCTGGACCCAGCTGGAGAGCTTCTCCACCTGGCACAACGTCGAGTTCGCCACCAAGGCCAACGGCCTGGGCGGCATGGATGCGCGCATGAAGATCAATTCGCCGCTGCACGTCCGCCACATCGAAAACCTGGGCAATATGGCCAAGCAGGGCCTGTTCGTCTACAAGGGCCGGCAGAACGTGCCCGAGGCCAGCTTCATCTCGGGCGAGTGCGCCATGATGACCACCTCCAGCGGCTTCTACGGCAACGTCAAGAAGAATGCCAAGTTTGCCTACGGCGTAGCCCCCCTGCCCTACTACCCCGATGTGCCGGGCGCACCGCAAAACACCGTCATTGGCGGTGCCAGCCTGTGGGTCATGGCCGGTAAAAAGCCCGAAGAATACAAGGGCATTGCCAAGTTCTTCAGCTTCATCTCCAGTCCCGAAGTGCAATCGGCCAGCCACAAGCGCACCGGCTACCTGCCGGTGACCAATGCCGCCTTTGCCCTCACCGAGAAATCCGGTTTCTACAAGGAAAACCCCGGCACCGACGTAGCCCCCAACCAGATGATCCGCAAGACCACCACCAACTCGCGCGGCATCCGCCTGGGCAACTACCTGCAGGTGCGGGCCATTGAGGACGAAGAACTGGAACAGGTCTGGGCCGGTAAAAAGACCGCCAAGGAAGCCCTGGACACCATCGTGCAACGCGGCAACGAGCAGCTCGAACGCTTCGAAAAAGCCAACAAGGGTAGCTAACCGCTGGTATGGAAAAACGCGTCGTATTCAAATCCAGCTGGCTGCCCTGGGCACTCATCACGCCGCAGGTCATCGTCATCACGGTGTTCTTTTTCTGGCCTGCGGGCCAGGCGATGCTGCAGTCGCTGCAGCAGTCCGACGCGTTTGGCACCTCGGTGGACTGGGTGGGGTTAGAGAACTTTCGCAACCTGTGGAACGACGCGAGCTACCTGGCCTCGTTCAAAACCACCGCCGTCTTCTCCATCCTGGTGGCGGTGCTGGGCATTGGCCTGTCGCTGATGCTGGCGGTGTTTGCCGACAAGGTGGTGCGGGGCAGCAGCATCTACAAAACCCTGTTGATCTGGCCGTATGCGGTGGCACCGGCAGTGGCCGGTGTGCTCTGGCTGTTCATGTTCTCGCCCAGCATCGGCATCGTGGCCTACTGGCTGGGCCTGCTGGGCGTGGACTGGAACCACCTGCTCAACAGCAACCACGCCATGACCCTGGTGGTGGGCGCGGCGGTGTGGAAGCAGCTGTCGTACAACTTCCTGTTTTTTCTGGCGGGGCTGCAAAGCATTCCCAAATCGCTGATCGAAGCCGCCGCCATGGACGGTGCGCGGCCCTGGCGGCGCTTCTGGACCATCCAGTTCCCGCTGCTCACGCCCACCAGCTTCTTTTTGCTGGTGATCAACATCGTCTACGCGTTTTTTGACACCTTCGCCATCATCGACTCCACCACCAAGGGCGGCCCCGGCAAGGACACGGCCATCCTGGTCTACAAGGTCTACTACGACGGCTTCAAGGCCATGGACCTGGGCGGCTCGGCGGCGCAGTCGGTGGTGCTGATGGTGATCGTGGTGGCGCTGACCGTGGTGCAGTTCAAGTTTGTCGAGAAGAAAGTGAATTACTGATGGCCTATGTGTATGGTTGAGCGCCGTAGCTTCTCGGGCATCCTGGCCCATATCGTGTTGGTTCTGGGCGTGCTGATCGTGGCCTTTCCGGTGTACATCACCTTTGTGGCCTCTACCCACACCGCCGCCGAGATGGTGCAGATGCCCATCCCCATGCTGCCGGGCTCGCACCTGATCGACAACTACACCACCGCGTTGCAAGGCGGCTCGACCGGTGGTGGCTCCAGCGCGTCGGTGGGCCGCATGATGGTGGTCAGCCTGGTGACCGCGCTGACCATCGCCATTGGCAAGATCGCCATCTCGCTGCTGTCGGCGTTTGCGCTGGTGTACTTCCGGTTTCCGTTCAAGCAGTTTTTCTTCTGGGCCATCTTCGTCACGCTGATGCTGCCGGTCGAGGTGCGCATCGGCCCCACCTACAAAGTGGTGGCCGATCTGGGCATGCTCGACAGCTACGCCGGCCTGACCATCCCGCTGATTGCCTCGGCCACCGCCACCTTCTTGTTCCGGCAGTTCTTCATGAGCGTGCCCGATGAACTGGTGGAAGCTGCGCGCATGGACGGCGCGGGCCCGATGCGCTTTTTCTGGGACATCCTGCTGCCCCTGTCGCGCACCAGCATGGCCGCGCTGTTCGTCATCCAGTTCATTTACGGCTGGAACCAGTACCTCTGGCCGCTGCTGGTCACCACCAATGAGAACATGTACCCGGTGGTCATCGGCATCAAACGCATGATCTCCGGCGGCGATGGCCAGACCGAATGGAACCTGGTGATGGCTACCGCCATCCTGGCCATGCTGCCGCCCGCGCTGGTGGTGATGCTGATGCAGAAGTGGTTCGTCAAAGGCCTGGTCGATACCGAGAAGTAATTTATAAAAAATAAGCCCCTAGCGCTTATTCAATCAGCACGAGCAGCTACTAATTCAATAGCAAACACCTTATGGCCGCCATTTCTCTCAAAAACGTCATCAAGCGCTACGGCAAAGGGCCCAGCGCCAACCAGGTCATCCACGGGGTGAATGCCGACATTACCGACGGCGAATTCATCGTCATCGTCGGCCCCTCGGGCTGCGGCAAATCCACGCTTTTGCGCATGGTGGCCGGGCTGGAAGAAGTCAGCGACGGCAGCATCAGCATCGGCGGGCGCGTGGTCAACAACCTGGAGCCGTCTGAGCGCGACATCGCCATGGTGTTCCAGAACTACGCGCTCTACCCGCACATGACGGTGTTCGACAACATGGCCTACGGCCTGAAGATCGCCAAGGTGTCCGAGGCCGACATCCGCACCCGCGTGGACAAGGCCGCCAAGATTCTGGAGCTGGAGAAGTTCCTCACCCGCAAGCCGCGCGAGCTCTCCGGTGGCCAGCGCCAGCGCGTGGCCATGGGACGCGCCATCGTGCGCCAGCCGCAGGTGTTCTTGTTCGACGAGCCGCTGTCCAACCTGGATGCGAAGCTGCGCGCCCAGACCCGGCTGGAAATCCAGAAGCTGCACCGCGAACTCGGCATCACCAGCCTGTTCGTCACCCACGACCAGGTCGAGGCCATGACGCTGGCGCAGCGCATGCTGGTGATGAACGGCGGCGTGGTCGAGCAGTACGGCACGCCCGAACAGGTCTACACCCAGCCCGCCAGCACCTTTGTGGCCAGCTTCATCGGCAGCCCGCCCATGAACCTGCTGAAAAACGCCCCCAA from Comamonadaceae bacterium OS-1 carries:
- the trg gene encoding methyl-accepting chemotaxis protein III — its product is MKLRTQIIGFGLVGTLLAGLAGGIGLFASSRLGGALEDAIQASVALQTSQAADMMHDAVRGDAQLAILGAMEKNPAQISEADKGLKEHADTFNKALAELQAMPLTAESIAALTKVQPLVKKYIASAALVVNASSTDLPAAQAGVPALQAAFSELEKEMEALSDTIQDNGAKLNAQAKGHVENTRLAIGASLLLACAVMMACALWLARSMTQPMAYAMGVADRLAQGNLATAIQPAGNFETAQLLQSMAQMQNSFSGIVRDVKANADEVAMASAQISQGNQDLSNRTEQQASALQQTAATMEQLGSNVRNNADNAQQANQLALGATTVAVKGGEMMGQVVQTMTGINDSAKKIADIIGVIDGIAFQTNILALNAAVEAARAGEQGRGFAVVASEVRNLAQRSAEAAREIKVLISTSVERVDQGTLQVGQAGQTMDEIVGAIRRVAAIVTEISAASAEQSAGVNEVGQAVSQMDQATQQNAALVEESAAAAASLTQQAQQLVETVAAFRLA
- the ugpB_2 gene encoding sn-glycerol-3-phosphate-binding periplasmic protein UgpB, whose product is MHISRLALAVATTALTLSTAQAQTEIQWWHSMNSVNGEWVNDLAKDFNASQKDYKIVPTYKGQYDESMTAAIAAFRAGNAPHILQVFEVGTATMMASKKAIMPVGQLMKDAGEKFDPGAYIPAVASYYTTANGQMMSFPFNSSTTVFYYNKDAFKAAGLPVDKAPSTWPEVTLAAAKLKASGHKCPLSIAWQGWTQLESFSTWHNVEFATKANGLGGMDARMKINSPLHVRHIENLGNMAKQGLFVYKGRQNVPEASFISGECAMMTTSSGFYGNVKKNAKFAYGVAPLPYYPDVPGAPQNTVIGGASLWVMAGKKPEEYKGIAKFFSFISSPEVQSASHKRTGYLPVTNAAFALTEKSGFYKENPGTDVAPNQMIRKTTTNSRGIRLGNYLQVRAIEDEELEQVWAGKKTAKEALDTIVQRGNEQLERFEKANKGS
- the ugpA_2 gene encoding sn-glycerol-3-phosphate transport system permease protein UgpA, which gives rise to MEKRVVFKSSWLPWALITPQVIVITVFFFWPAGQAMLQSLQQSDAFGTSVDWVGLENFRNLWNDASYLASFKTTAVFSILVAVLGIGLSLMLAVFADKVVRGSSIYKTLLIWPYAVAPAVAGVLWLFMFSPSIGIVAYWLGLLGVDWNHLLNSNHAMTLVVGAAVWKQLSYNFLFFLAGLQSIPKSLIEAAAMDGARPWRRFWTIQFPLLTPTSFFLLVINIVYAFFDTFAIIDSTTKGGPGKDTAILVYKVYYDGFKAMDLGGSAAQSVVLMVIVVALTVVQFKFVEKKVNY
- the araQ_3 gene encoding L-arabinose transport system permease protein AraQ codes for the protein MVERRSFSGILAHIVLVLGVLIVAFPVYITFVASTHTAAEMVQMPIPMLPGSHLIDNYTTALQGGSTGGGSSASVGRMMVVSLVTALTIAIGKIAISLLSAFALVYFRFPFKQFFFWAIFVTLMLPVEVRIGPTYKVVADLGMLDSYAGLTIPLIASATATFLFRQFFMSVPDELVEAARMDGAGPMRFFWDILLPLSRTSMAALFVIQFIYGWNQYLWPLLVTTNENMYPVVIGIKRMISGGDGQTEWNLVMATAILAMLPPALVVMLMQKWFVKGLVDTEK
- the ugpC_4 gene encoding sn-glycerol-3-phosphate import ATP-binding protein UgpC: MAAISLKNVIKRYGKGPSANQVIHGVNADITDGEFIVIVGPSGCGKSTLLRMVAGLEEVSDGSISIGGRVVNNLEPSERDIAMVFQNYALYPHMTVFDNMAYGLKIAKVSEADIRTRVDKAAKILELEKFLTRKPRELSGGQRQRVAMGRAIVRQPQVFLFDEPLSNLDAKLRAQTRLEIQKLHRELGITSLFVTHDQVEAMTLAQRMLVMNGGVVEQYGTPEQVYTQPASTFVASFIGSPPMNLLKNAPNAAHGGPAKAILGIRPEHLHLSETGWSLVVETTEMLGAERLVYARLDSELLIIRTDESTPSPAIGSTIHATPRADRLHWFNSETGKRI